The sequence below is a genomic window from Lampris incognitus isolate fLamInc1 chromosome 18, fLamInc1.hap2, whole genome shotgun sequence.
tgacttcttttcagCTTTGGGTACACACGggagccctgtgttttgagagCTGAGGGCTCGAGATGGAGtgtacagttttgttttgtttctccccaattgtatgtggccaactaccccactcttctgacccatcctgctctctgctccaccccctctgctgatccggggaaggctgcagactaccacatgcctcctcccatacatgtggcatcgccagccgcttctttccacctgtcagtgaggagtttcaccaggaagacgtagcgcatgggaggatcatgctattcccctcagttccccctcccccccaaacaagtgccccgaacgaccagaggaggcgctggtgcagcgaccgggtcacatacccacatccgacttcccacccacaggtacggccaattgtgtctgtagggacacccgaccaagccagaggtaacacggggattcaaacggctgatccccaagttggtaggcaacggaatagaccaccatgctacctgaACGTCCAGCAAGGAATGTAcaatttaaggagatcagacaggtgagatggggcaagcccatttaggattttataagtcagcagaggcaccttgtagtctgatctaacatggataggaagccaatgaagggaggcaagaattggtgtaatatggtcaaatttctaaATTTGATtaagattctagcagcagcaatttgaaccatctgaagacttttagtactacaatgtggcagacctgagaacagaacattacagtaaccaaatctggatgaaacaaatacatgtattagATTGTCTACATCTGCCATGTACAGGAAAGACTGTACGTACGTACAGTTAAATTTACGTAAGGGAAataaggcagtcttggtgatttctttaatgtgcttatcaaaggaaatgctgggatcaaacgtaacaccaagatttttgactgccacactgtgaaatcacagagttctcGATTgttactgtccatccatccatccattccaaactgctttaccctgctctcagggtcgcggggatgctggagcctatcccagcagtcattgggtggcaggcggggagacaccctggacaggccgccaggccatcacagggccaacacacacacacacacacacacacacacacacacacacacacacacacacacacacacacacacacacacacacacacacacgttcacacctagagacaattttacATTGGCTAAGGATAGctaaaaattgtttttataatgctaattttggctacgctagctaccgagctaaagttgttttaagtatttacacattctgactaacttcaatcatagatattaaaaaaaatatatcataACACTTTACAACAATGTTAATCTATAAACAAAGCTATAACAACAAAAAAGCTATCATAACAAAGATtgctattgttacttgatcaaagtggtgtctgtgtctagcgggGCCAAactccagcatctcagttttatccaaatttaaaagcaggaaatttagtgacatccaatttttatcagcagccaagcaggcctctaaattagtcatttgagtatgatcaccaGCCCTgacaggcacatacagctgagtatcatcagcatagcaatggtaatttattccataactgcgcaTAATTTGGCCAATAGGTGAAATATAaacagagaaaagtagagggccaagaaatgAGCCTTgaagtacaccatatttaacatcagagaattttgatgtaatattattatagcagacacaatgtgttcttccagataagtaggacttgagccaagaaagagctaaaccagagacaccaacattacaatttattccgtctaatagtatacagtgatcaatggtgtcaaaggctgcactgaggtccagtagtagaagcacagaattggaatcagagtccatagctagcagAAGATTGTTCAccgctctggtcagagcagtttcagtggagtgatggTCCCTGAaggctgattgaaaaggttaatataaatagttttcttctatatggatcAAAAGTTATTGATACCCTCTTTTGACCAGCAAGGCAAATAGCAACTACAAGAGTAGGCATATGACTTGGCACCTCCTCAAAAGGACCTTCAAACAACAAAATAATCAACTAAGTCATGTGTTCTTGAATGTGAGAATGGGGGGCCATGAACCACTTTTTTGTTTCAATCACTCCCATCAGCAACCTGTAATTGAATATGTTTGGCTATCTCTTTAACCCCCCATGCAAAGCACAAGAATCAGGCAATACATTATTCCCTCACCTACAATCTCCAGGTTGATTGACACCTGAGCCAGAAGGTAGGGCAGGTACACCGTGCAGATGTACGTCCCTGAGTGATGTACTTTTGCTTCCTGGAGGATCAGCGATGCATTTCCTTTTTTATGCAGGCCCTCGAAGTCCAGTGTTGCCTCTTCCTCCAGACCCTTAGCCAAGCGGTCATTTTTGCCGTCGTACGCCACAATTGTTCGTCCCTCACCCCTGAACTGGAAGCGCCATTCCACAGCAAAGCCCGAGCCAGAAAGTGGTGAGGAGGGGTTGGTCCAAAACCCACAGTCCAGCAATGTCGGTTCCCTGTGCCTAGCCTCCACCAAGACTGTCTTACTGAACACACTCAGGACCACTGAAATTATAACAGAGAtatagagaaagagacagagttgAGCGTGGTGACAAACTACAACATATAGGTCAAATCATCCACATGCTACAAAATCTTATACAAATTTACGGTGACGTCACACTGGAGCCATGAATGGCTGCCTCCATTCACTTTGAATGAGAGATGGCTAACTGCTATACAAAGCATGATGGGATACTTCACGGTGTTGGTAAGTTGGCAACACGGCGATAAAAAGTTGAAATTAGTCAAATTTGACCATGCTGTGCATGAAATTCCCCCAGTGCCAACCAATAGGATTTCAGGGGAAAGTCCACTATGTAAATTCTTTCCCTGTAACTATAAGCTTGCTGTTTCCCCAACATGGGGGTGAAGGTGACTGACTGCATCAGATTTTCCAAGTCGTTCTGTCGatgaacagacacagacaaaagaAACACCATTTGAGAAAAGGTGCCAGAAATGGTTGCTGTGCCTGTGGATTTAAAATACAGAACCACATGCTATGAATCCACATGCTATGAGTATCTGTCTTATCCTGGTTAGGTGTTGATCCTATGTAGTCTGTTTCCATTAATTTAATTGAACTTAACCGGGTGAAAAAATATATAACTGATAAATCGATCAGCAAGCGGACACGATTATAGTCAGCAAATAAGGGTGCAGGGCGGTTTCGCCACTTCCAGCGTGATTTCACCGTTAATCAGCAAAAAACTTATAATTCTTCTCCTTGAGCCACTAAAGTTGTTACCAATGGGCTCCTTGTCTGCTGTGGGGGCTCGCATGACACTGGACAGGACTAACTGTCTATTGAGCCCCTGCAAGGCCACCGAGAACCAATCAGCTTGCAGGTATATGGGGCTGAGGGCGGAGTCTGTGAGCGCCGCAGCCCACTGTATGGTGGCAGGGTGAGGCTGGATGGGATTCATCTCACACTGGGGCTTCTGGACAGACCCTCTGTGGGGGTAGAGGGAGGGGTGGCAGAGCATACCAGCTGGGTCTGGGGGAAAGAAAGGTCACAAAGGGTCAATATATGAAAATACGacaaagaaaaggagaaagaCAGATGGCGAGTGCTTAGTAACAGCTATACATTTATGGGAAATGGACACAGAACTGAGTTGCAGCTGCCATTCAATAAGGGATGGATAATGACACATTTCTGATAAAATATCTCTCTAAATAGGTCAAAAGTGAAAAAGAGAGACCTAATGTAATAAATTGGCAGATATGCAATAGAATAGACGGATATGATCATTACTTGTGTCCTAATATATAATATCTTTATTGTTATTGCTAACCTCCCTAACCCTCAGCCTTTTTGCTGCTGCGATTGTTGTATGCAAATTGTGTGGATTGTATATTGTCTATATATTGTGTATAGTACATTTTATTGTATATTGTCAAGTGTGAACTATTTGAGCcaaaccaagtcaaattccttgtatgtgtgcgTACCACATTATTTCAGTGTGCTGTGTCGGAAGCATTATTGCGAAGGGCAGCATTCAGTCCAAAAAATAAACCCCAATTTGTTTTCAACTTTGCTGAGCGACGCTTAGCACTTAAAATGAACCCCCTCTGATAATGCTGAAAGCACTGGACTAATTATTTGTTATCTTAACGGAAATAAATGTATTACAGTGTCATTTAGAAAATGCAACTACATTATCTTTCAGTATTGTAcgtcaatcagaatcagaatcgactTTATTGTCCAAGCGTGCCGATGCACGTGAGGAATTTGACtgcggtacacagcagcttctagcacttgcagacatcacacacacacacacacacacacaaacacacacaaacacacaaaagaaaacgaaagaacaaacaaaaaagaaaataaacagaAGTAACAGCAACAGGACACTGGAGGCAAGTATGTACGCACAACGGGTTTGTCGCTACTACACAGTTTTGTTATGGTTTGTTAtgtccatatattataccatattgcttataacctatattgcccatacactataccataacccatcatgcccatatataatgctatatactcccactatattaccttatgtaccagaagtatacactatatataccatccacctcacaactacacacTCAATGATATACCTATGTTAcggccacaacaataacagcgatAGCTGTAACCAGTATAGAGCAGttgaatgtgtatttacaattgtgcatctgtattgcacaaacatttgtattgcacatctagcTTAAAGAGGTAATGCACattgtagatatgtaggtgagacatctttaCCAGaggggggctatttacaaagtgtcctaTTCACATAACACGTGTCTATTGATGGAGGGTTTCCTTGGGATTGGGATGATGGAGGaacatttgaagcaggaggggacttcacacagctccagggatctgttgaagactAGAGCCcgctggtcagcacaggctttaagacaggatggggaaACACCGTCTGGGCCCGGTGCTCTCCTGGTCTTCTATCTCTGGAAAAGCCAGCTCACATCCTCTACACCTAtactgagtgaagcctgagtatCAGTGGGGGAGAGGCCAGAGGTGTGACGGGGGCTGTTACTGTTGGGCTGGAGGGGGTGTGAATTTGTCTCTCTCATACCTGCAACAGAAGACAATCGGTtcatcagccaggtctttgcctcagcatgggggaaacctgtttttcagcttttcagtgttgcTTCATTTAGCCACTGTGATCTCCTTGTCAGTGACTTTCTGGtctgcttgtacagggctctatcACCACGACTGTAGGCACCCTGCTTGGCCTGCCAACGTTGTCTTAATTTGGCTttgaaccatggcttgttatcATTGCATGTGCAGACGGTCTTGGttgtgcagaaggtcttggttgtgcagaaggtcttggttgtgcagaaggtcttggttttgcagaaggtcttggttgtgcagaaggtcttggttGTGCAGAAGGTCTCGGTAGGCACACACGCCGTCACAAAAACTGATTTCAGATGTCAGTGTCTGATAGTTCATCCAGGTTGCCACTTAAAATACACTCCAATCGGTGGAGTCAAAGCAGTCTTGCAGTTTTTGCTTTGCTTCGCCGGTCGatttcttcactgttttaaccacaggctttgtagattttagtttctgcctgtacattggaataagatgaaccaagcagTGATCAGTACCCCAAAGCTacacgggggacagagcgatatgcATCGCATCTTTAGGaattgtgtagcagtggtccagtgtgttattttccctggtgggacaGTTAATATGTCGTCTGTATTTTGGTAGTCCATGGCTTAATCTTGCTCTGTTAAAAGCCCCCGAGGATTATGAAAAGTGTAAACACTGACCAGGATGAAGAAATCCTACGGCGAATAAAATGATTTGCAGTTTATGAACAACGACTCCGAGTTCAAGGTGAGGTATCTACTTAACACCTGGGTTCGAATTACGTGGGAGCCAATGGGAGCTGAGCTCCCATGAAGGAGGCATTAGCTCCCTCGAAAGCTGTAAAACTCTAGATCTGTGGGGGTCTCTaacaaaatattttaaagataCATTATTTGAATGTATCTTTCAATGTTACTAGTGTAACCGGtaattttcttgtccggtgcgggattcgatacgggtgtactgcagcacaaggcgacgtcactaaccgctcggctaaagagtcagactcgttagttagctaggggctaacatgtattattagtagtttaatactccccggaagcgcgccatcgcgctttgttattcccgcgctccgaagagacttctgaggatctgcacacttccgggtacattaggattctttatgttagtgaaataaattgttttaaataaatatgTTTTCGATAAGAACTACGCACCGTTATCCGTCCGTGAATAGGACATTTGGCTGCACTTCACCGCCGAGACGCTGTGGGGCGCTGTAGGATAGCCTAACGCAACCTTGGTTTTGGGAAACCCGGTATGCTTGGAACGTTGACAGGGGCGCCAAGGTGCGGAGATGGACCGTTATTAATGTTGTCTTGATATTGTCTTAGCTAGTCACATCAGGTAATGTGCAGTATTGTTCACCACGCCTCCTCCTCGGCCACCAAAAAGACAGCTCGCTGCAGCTGCTGGACTCTTAGCTCAAAAGCTAAAAAAGCTGCTGATTCAGAAAAAGTCAGCGACGTTAGCGTTAGcgctagcgctagctagctcGGCTGCTGCTGCTAGCAACATTTCTGAAGAGGACTCCACCACCACTGACGTTAACGAGGTAAGGCTCGATCAAGTCTTTTTGCATTGTCTACAGGAAAGCATGGCTAGCTAACACTCTTTCAGGTTAATTTGGAATTTCCCGTTTAGTTAGCAGTGTTTAGTATAGGTTAATGTGCGTGTATGTAAACTAACGTCATGCCTTCCTGTAGGTTCGCCTGGGCTCTAATGTTGGTACAAGTACTACCGTGGGGAGGGGGACCACAGATGGACACGCTGGACTTCCGGGTCCCTGGCCGCTGCTGCCTGTGCCATGCCTTTGCCATttacgtgtgtgagtgagtgttggTGATCTCCACTCTCGAAGTAAGCAACTAATTGTCCTTGATTTTAACACGGcaactgtgttttgttttgttttgggtaaaataaaaatattgttatatattttatatataataggcctatataatattgttttgtgtttggtaaaATATACCAAAGTTTGGTAAAAAATACTCAAAAGTCCTCCACTACAGTTTAGTAGTAGGCCTAGTAGCTGGTTGTAGGGCATTAGGCTAAACATTCGATTTCCTTGTCACGGTGCTCTTGTCAGTGCTTATCCAGTCATACACTGTCATAAAAAAAAGTCCCATCGCTGTGTGGGCATGAATTGAGCGCATGCGTATGTTTTTTTTGCCCTGTTTTTCGAGACCCCCACGAAGCTGAGTTTATAAATCGAACCCTGCTTAACACTGTGACGactgtacaccaaccttcgtaTATGTAGAAGCAAATTCCTCCGCCCTTCGCTTGATAACACGACCTGCTCAGTGTAAGTGTAAGCCCGGCAGATCCAATGTGCTGTCGGAGGATTCGCTGAGCCgggtttcagtgaaacaaagggcaGCAGAAGTCCTTGTTCATCCCGTTGAGGAGAAGCAGCTCGTCCATCTCGTTGGGCGTGGAGCGGAGATTCGCCAGGTGAATCGCTGGAAGTGCTGATCGAAACCCCTGTTGTCGGAGCCTCACCAGCACACCGGCCCGCTTCCCCTGTCTGTCTTGCCTCCATGTCTCAATAAGAGCCActgttcctccaactaagatCTCCAAAAAGGTTTCCGGGTTTGTGAAAATTGGTGAAAAACTATCTGGAGTTAACTGCCTAGTGTTAAGCATTTCTTCTCTAGTGAAAGTAATTGGGTTTGAATAACCGGACACAGAGATGAAACAAAAGCAAAGTACTACTGAGCATTCTACCGAGGCTGCCATCGCTGGTGCCATCTTGATGACGTCAGCGATTGCGTCTTTCTGTCTCTAAAACCTTTTATGACAGATTTAGAGTGACATTTACTATATTCGATCTCACATTATgcactatgttgtatggtttggagacagtggcactgatgaaaagacaggaggtggagctggaggtggcagagttgaagatgataagcttttcattgggagtgatgaagaagggcaggattaggaatgagtttattagagggacagctcgggttggacggtttggagacaaagcaagagagacaatattgagatggcttggacatgtgtggaggagagatgctgggtacattgggagaaggatgctgaacatggagctgccagggaagaggagaagagggaggccaaagaggaggtttatggatgtggtgagggaggacatgcaggtgactggtgtgacagaggaagatgcagaggacaggaagagatggaaacggacgatccgctgtggcgccccctaatgggagcagccgaaagtagtagtagtagtagtagtagtagtagtagtagatcttacATTACGCGACAGCAACAACTGAATTATCTTTTAGATTATCGTTAGTTACACAATGTTACATAACCAGCAGAGGTGAATGTGAATCTTATGCAACTAATCAGGAAAATATGTTGAAATCTTAACTTGATCTTTTAATTTGAAGAAAAGCATTTCAGGTGGTATCCTGATCAGGGTATTAAGTCCTGTGGAGAAACCCCAAATGCATTGACAATGCAGCAACTGTACTAGTTCTTTCAACACTGGGGCCCAACACCCAACTGAGAGCAACAGGACGCTTATTCTGTGCAATGCACGATAATACTATTAGTtaatacagtgtttcccaacccagtcctcaaggaccccctaccctgcagattttcattgtaaccctgcatagatagccctgcttgtacttactcaaccaatcatctcacagcacttaattattcaaggtgtgcaacatctgacattattcattgctgattggttgaataactacaaacaggtagctattcagggttgcaaagaaaacctgcaggatagggggtccttgaggactgggtttggAAACACTGAGTTAATATACATAGGTGTGGCTGAGGGAAATGGTAAAAAGATGTTGATGGGGAACTTTTGTAAACATTCATGTCATACTGAGCAAATGTCCATCAGACATTACTAACTTAAGAAGGCGGGACTCACAGGTGAAGTGTTTTTATGCCAAGCTGCTTACATGTGCAAATCTTTGTAACTCTAAATGTGAAAGCGTGCAGTGCTGAGAAGTGTTGTGCACCATCAGTGAACCCCTTCTTGATATATTCAAGTGTGAGCAACCATGTGCATGTGCAGCAGTGGCTTAACATgaagtatatacgtatatatatgaggGTGaggggtctcacacacacacacgcaaacacacacacacacacacacacacacacacacacacacacacacacacacacacacacacacacacacacacacacatcttaaaCTAACCGTTAATATAGTAGACTATCTCGCTGTCAACATCTGAAGAGTCCTGCTGTTGTGACTTGGTCCTCTGACTCTGTCCGTCTGTCATGATGTGAAGCAGGGACTTCACCTGGGTCATTGCTGCTGGGAAGCCTCCCCCTCGACCCATCTTCTCCTGGACAAACCAGCACTCCAACACGGGACAACTGCCACCATAGGCTAGGAGAGAAGGGATGGAGAGGAGGGATGAAGAGGAGGCACGAGGAAGGACAGAggatgagagaggaacagagagagaccaTGGCTCACATAGCAGATGGTTCTGGTGGCGTCCTGCTGGCTGTACACATACAGTCCTTAAGGTACTCCAGATCGTGCATTATTTTACAGAAAACCATGCATGTGTCATGTATGTTATCTATTCTTCATGCATACATCATGTGTCATACGTGGGCCAGAGAAAGGTGGGATATAACTCAGTTTTGGTTTTAAACT
It includes:
- the tapbp.1 gene encoding TAP binding protein (tapasin), tandem duplicate 1, translating into MADAPLVCTLSLLAFSCFLQAYGGSCPVLECWFVQEKMGRGGGFPAAMTQVKSLLHIMTDGQSQRTKSQQQDSSDVDSEIVYYINDPAGMLCHPSLYPHRGSVQKPQCEMNPIQPHPATIQWAAALTDSALSPIYLQADWFSVALQGLNRQLVLSSVMRAPTADKEPIVVLSVFSKTVLVEARHREPTLLDCGFWTNPSSPLSGSGFAVEWRFQFRGEGRTIVAYDGKNDRLAKGLEEEATLDFEGLHKKGNASLILQEAKVHHSGTYICTVYLPYLLAQVSINLEIVEPPSLSLHPSALPLTVPGQVVNIQCEASGFAPHSLEMSWEFRGADGKSMSLGSGSVTGQRQGWDGTYSQSSRLVLDTTKVDLGRGGEVICVAAHRGGMRQASVTLNVIGFSSPSIEDSMGMVGVALVLYGLIKFLSWTFTSSGSDEADSKEKKEK